Genomic window (Clarias gariepinus isolate MV-2021 ecotype Netherlands chromosome 4, CGAR_prim_01v2, whole genome shotgun sequence):
atcagtttctgaaatacctCATAAACCCATTTGATACCCACTATAATGCCCTAACAGAGCCACTGAGATCTCATTCTAAATTGATGTAAAAATTAACTGAAAATGTTGACCTATAAATGAGTGCTTATTATGCACATTGCTGATGTCACATGCATGGCTGCATTACATGAAGAAATTCTTAGATGTACAGGTGTTTCTATAAATATAGTGAGAgtatattttcattcatttatgttttattcatttgttcaaTCTATCCTGGCTGGAGTAATAGGAGGCTGTTCCATTCTATTATAAGTGACCAAATTAGACACCTAGGATTGGATGCCAGTCTATTAAACtatgcacttactgtacacacttaTACCCTAATCTATGCAGGTTTAAAAGGTCAGAGTTAACCGGAGAACCAGGAAGAAAGCACAAtgaacaaaactaaacaaaacaaaaacaaaatgtggaatTACAAGCCAGTACAAGGTGTAGATTAAAGGTTTCACTACTGTTATAGAGCAAAGAACCATGTCATGTAACAGATTTTATGGAGAATCTCTGTGAAAATTAGTGGTAGTGGACTATGATGTATGGCGTGGTCAAACACAAATCCTGCAAATGTGTAACGGATCAGGTAAATAGAAGAGAAAAATCAATCATGGTCAGAAAAGCAACAAACCCTGATTATTACATTAACATGAGAGGAGCATGTATACTTTAAACTCTTCCTGTCCAACTAACCTGCCAGgcttaaaaaagttaaagtcAACATCCATCTTAGGTATGGAAAAACAGAAGCCTTTAATTCATTGATCTGTATGTAATTCACATCCATGCTGATGCCAAGCAGCTGACTCATTTGTAATTCAAGTCTGcagacatggaaaaaaaaagaaatccatttGTGATTCATGTCTGTGGCAACAGAGGAACTGAGGTATCTAGTGGCAAATAGAATGAATGAGACTGCAGGATGAATCTGCCTGCCTGCAGCTGGGTTGTCCCACAATGAAGGCGGATGAATACAGCTTTGTATTCTTAATCATGCAGTCTGACTATCGGAGACTAGAGGAATTTAACATATAGGTTAAGTAGAGTCAGATGGGAAGACCAACAGCACAGAGAGACTTCCTTGCTACTAGTGTCTAGAACCAGGCTGAACAGACAGGTGTTCACTTTTAAGATCTCAACCTTTAAACTTTGAGGCTGGAAAAACTGAAGTATAAAACAAGATTTCCTGAGGATCCGAATGTTCCAGACAGAAGTCCACCAGCTGTGCAAGCACAGTTCTTCTGAACATATAAGAGTTGAAACTAATTGCTCTTCAGGTTTCTACTAGCCTGTTTAAGGAACTACATTGATTTTTATCCTCTTGAATATGACAAGTTACTCGCTGTACATACAACTAAACAGCATAGTGGCATCATGAGTAACCACACAGTCCTTAAGGTCCTGGTTGAGATCCTAAGCTTGGGCTACTTTCTATGCAAATATAACCTTCCCCAATCTCCCCCACCCCTGGTTTTCTCTGGCTTCTCCAATTTTCTACAACCTCTCAAACATATGCATGCATTGGGGATTGAACAGACAAGCTTGTCCCTAAGCGTGTATAAATGTAATTGCATGATGTGTTGTGAGGaactggcatcccatccagggtgtattttTGACTTCAGGAAACAATCCACCATCTACCACAACACTAACCATAATAAAACAGTTACTGGAATACTAATAAACGACTATTGCTAAATGTTTCACAACTTGAAATAAAGTGAATGCAATGGTTGTTCACAAATTATATTAGACGTGTACTTTCAATGACTTAGTTACTACAATTTGGCACTGACCAAAACTAACCTTGTCTCATAGACTGCTGTAGAGTGAAACGTTAGATCATTTTTCAGTCCAGAGAAAGTCTTTCCAGTAGTTTAGTGGTGGTAATTTATGCCACTCTGGTTCACATTTGGAATTGTGCCTGTTGATTTTAGCCCTCTGGGCAGCTGCTTAGCCATGGAAACCAATGTTTAACTACCAATGTAGAGTTACTGCAATGATGCTGCTTGCACAAGCTGTATGGCACTCAGTACTGATTGTTTTAGTCAAGGTTCAGCAAATTTGTTCTAGATCACTTTGGCTGAGTGGCCTAGTTTGCCATCAATTGCTGACCATAAGCTGCACAATAATCCCatagataaaattttatttgattgctAACgtatgtattgtactgtattatgaaTGATGTGTTTAATGACGAATTTGCATTAAAACATCCatggtaatgtactgtatacgacgactcaagacgcatctgtttctccagtacttgaactaaccccctaaaaacaaaaaaaccctcttcccagttgtgttaacttagttattaacctagttaacccagtgtaagtatgtatccaatgatgtaaactttaaagttctttttagaagtcgctctggataagagcgtctgccaattGCCTAAATGTATACATTTGGCCAATTAATGCATTTGATAATTCACCCATCGAGAAATCAAAATTCTAATATACCAGTATTGTACTTGGACTAACAAAAAGCtgtgttctaaaaaaaaaaaaaaaaaaaaagactaattaTGTAACATTTACTTAATTTCAGACAGTTACCAAACGAACACATCTGCACACCATACAGCTTagtgcatgtttaaaaataggTCTGTCTAACTGGTACCCTTTCCATCAGCGCCCTCTGTTTCCAAACCACTACTAGGAAACTATGAACTTGCCTGAAAAGTGCCAAGCTTTAGCATACCACATCCAGAGTTGTGTCTGCCATCACCTTTAAGCAAGACCGAGTGTTccaaacaaaattatttaatttgaagAAAATATAGGACaatctttaaataaacttaatgaTATTTCATATATGATACATTTGTTCCCACTTTCAATAGCTtggcaagtaaaaaaataatttggtgTAATGTGTGCTTAAAAAGTGCTGAACAACTTTTTCTATTTGACCACCCTGTGAAATTAGATGGCCAGTAGCTGACTCAGGACCCTATTTGGCAACTGTAAAGCACAGTTTAGCAACCACATATTACACAGGCTGGCTGACACCCAATTATCAAAGAGAAAAAGTCAGTGATGCATGTTATGGAGTGAATGGGTGATGTACGAGTAGGATTTGTGGGCAAGTAGGGCTGAATGGACGATTCATCgaagcagtggttctcaaccctGGTAATGGGGGACATCTTGTCCTGCATATTTAGTGTCTTCCCTGCCCCATCATTTCAGAATGTTTATTAGCTAATTACACTtgaacaacaaaacaaacaacaataacactGAAATGTGCATAACAGGGGGTTTTCAAGAACCAGGATTGGTAACCATAAAAGCTAGAAAATTCAAGCCACATTCTTTAACAAAAAAGGTATGAAGGGATGTGCAGACTAACCCACCCAGACATTCCCAGACATGTTATCCTGCCATCCTACCACCAACCCCTTTTCAGATGTACTGTACCACAAAACATCTTGCAAATCCCCTACCCCCAATTAACACAAACTGTGGGTACACAGAAATATGCCACAGCTAGGTTAAGCAATTCTAGAAATTAGAATGAGAACTGAAATCAAGGCGAACACACCAGATCTTTACAAAACACAGATTTCTTTTAATAAGTTGATTAACCAACAATGATGTTTAATAAACTATCATTGAAAACTGTGAAGGTAGCATAaaaacatagatttttttttgttggtaattaaaatcaagtaaaacaagGTTAAAATAAAGATCTTATTGTGAAACAGAGCTTTATTTAAGTAGAAGGCTTGGCATAAGccagcagttttttttctctctaggAAGCAGTTTTTGAAGCCAAAGTCCTCTCCCATTCCACTACTACTTTTTTATATAGCTCCATGGTCGCTTTTGCATCTTCTACTGAAGAGTGGCCCTTCTTTCCCACCTGAGGACACAAAGTTTGATATTTTTAGCAAACGTCTcgaagaaaaatgaaaacaattgTAGCTTTAATTCAGTCCATGCATCTGGCAGGAGCAAAAATTCTACAAAACCAGGTTATGTGAATCTGCAACCTTCACTTGCACAGAGGACAAGAACATAAACATTTCCTAAATTATTGCAGTAAAGAAAGAACAAACTAGTGAAACTACATTGACCAATCATGGCAGGTCAGAAATACAGAACATGCATTAAGCCCCAAAATATTTCCAACTTGTTTGTTTACACAGAATGAATAAGCTATGacaccccccgcccccccaccAAATTTCTGACAAACCTGTATATCCCTGTGCAACAGAACTTTTGTAAGCGTCTTCAGTCCAGCAGGTTGGTTCCCTGGCAGACCAGCTTTCCGATTCAGGATGGGAATGCATGAGGTGTCTCGCAAGAGGTGAACAGGATGGGAATAGTGCAAAACCTTAAAATCATTTTGGACAGCATGACCCACAACCACTTTCTCTCGAAGGATCTTTAAAATCTGTGGACAGATTAACAAGAAATACATTGTAGGCCAATGTATTGTGGAGTATAAGGGATTTAAGAAGATATAATGGTGCTTTATTACTTTACCTCTTTTTGAGCTTGTTTGAAAGGTGTAGCATTATGGAgatctttctttctcactccaCTCCAACGAGTGCGAAAGTCTGTGACTGGATTAACAGGCTTGATAAACTTGTCATAAATTACATCTCCATCATAGGATACTATGCTACAGCGAGCCAGCTCACTGCAATGACCTTTGGGGCCTGTCCCTACCATCTCACAGTCGAGCGCTACGTACTTAACTGGGTTGGGCAGTCCTGAACTGGATCCTGTTTTATATGTTGACTTTGAAGGCATTGTAAATTCCTTGATGGTTTCAGAGTTTCCATGGTGGTCCTGCATGGAATTGTAGGGATTGGTGGACAATTCAGGCTCGAGAGACGTAAATTTGGGAAAAACAGCTCCCGGTTGTGAGTGGGCCTTTCCTTTCCaatgctttttgtttcttttgaatGCTCCTTCTTgacttttatttgtgttttgctTTGTGTTGAGATAACCTCTATGCTCCAGGTAGCGCCTCTTCCTAGAAAACCGTTGGTGTCTGGCATTTCCACTGGCTTTCTCTTGGCCCATATCATGGTCAGGGCCATCAAACTTCAAGTTCAAAGTAATGCCTGACATACTCCAAGAGAAAAAATGTTccaaaagggaaaaataaaaaaagctctcTTACAGGGTGGAGCTGTAAAGTCCAGTGGTAATGCTTAACTTAACTGCTTATTTTATCCCTTTGGATCTGGATGTTCTTTAAAgcttgaaaagtaaaaaaaaaaaaaaacagacagcacaatattaataaatgtcaAACTTATTGCTGGTATATTTTAACCATCAACCAAGAGCAGCAAAAGTTACTGAATGAATAAGTAAATAGTACCTTGGTTTTgtcatggtaaaaaaataaattatttgttccatttattgtaaatttaacttgtaaacatataaacaagtAAACAGTGGAAAACTGCTTACTCAATATTTGCACAACAATTAATCCACAAAAAAGCACATAAGTAACTTTCTTattagtataaataaaataatagtaaaagaACTATCTATGACAAACAGTGAAACAATGATAGTTTAAAATAagggatatttaaaaaacaataatttcaaAAGACTATAGCATTCACTATAGATGGCACACCACTGAAAAGTCAGTTTGGGACATAGGCATGTTCCTAAACAGTGTgacatcaaatcaaatcaaatcaaatattttctttcactttAGAGTTGCTTAACAGAgcaagaaaccggagtacctggagaaaacacaAGGCGAGAATCGATACCTCGCAGCTCCAGAGTTATTGGTTTGATTCCAGCCTacggtttcctccaggtactccggtatccttccacagtccaaagacataggGATTATTCAATTTGTGTTCCCAATTTGCccacagcatgtgtgtgtgcacacatatGCCTTGTAATGAATTGGTCTATAGAGGGTGTATCCCACATCCTGCACAAAAtttcctgagataggctccagcccccttGCAACTCCTGTACAAGATAAGTGTATATGAGTAAAAATATCCATATACACCGATCAACCATAACAATAAACCTGTGTAATACTGTTTTAGTCCAAAacaactcatcaaaccatgggCTCCTTTTACCTTTTAGGCTTATCAATGTATATGAAGATGTACAAAGTAGGCTCTGTGAAAATGTCAAGAGGAGGAATTACAACATCTTACAATACAAGGAAAACTGTATTAAATATTGAAACCATATTGTCCCCTTAGAACAAAGAGAATTGGGAGAGTCACCAATCTGAGCAGGTAGGGCATTATGAGGAAATGCCATCCTTAAAATGAACACAAGGTGCTGTGAATTGCACACACAAAAAGGTATTCACAAACACAGTGTAGTGACGGGGGCATAAAGAGAAAAAGTCATGTATAAAAGAGTAACTTAGATGTTACTAAGTTGTGCGAGCTCTAAACCCTGAGATATTTGCACTTTCTTTGCCCTCTCTCGGCAAGGCTACAATTTCCTCAGAAGTCAAAGGACAACTCATGGCACATTGcgctcattttttaaaacaataatcactGATGCTGCCTTGAGTGCCAAGGACTGCCAAAATTAAAACCAGGAAGTCCCTGCTAGCAGCAaatataaacatacataaaatattCCATGATGCCTCTAATTGATTAGTAATAAGCAgggttatttatgttaaatatttattcctCCATATTAGCATCGCTGAGcaccaaaaaaacaataacatataTTCAGATAGTAAAAACCATATTgactctgctttttttttatgctatcTGAGGTGatataaaaa
Coding sequences:
- the isg20l2 gene encoding interferon-stimulated 20 kDa exonuclease-like 2 — translated: MSGITLNLKFDGPDHDMGQEKASGNARHQRFSRKRRYLEHRGYLNTKQNTNKSQEGAFKRNKKHWKGKAHSQPGAVFPKFTSLEPELSTNPYNSMQDHHGNSETIKEFTMPSKSTYKTGSSSGLPNPVKYVALDCEMVGTGPKGHCSELARCSIVSYDGDVIYDKFIKPVNPVTDFRTRWSGVRKKDLHNATPFKQAQKEILKILREKVVVGHAVQNDFKVLHYSHPVHLLRDTSCIPILNRKAGLPGNQPAGLKTLTKVLLHRDIQVGKKGHSSVEDAKATMELYKKVVVEWERTLASKTAS